The stretch of DNA AGGTTGAAGATACTATAATAGAGTTAGCCTCCAAGCTTGACAAAAAGGAACTAAAATTTTATGAGGAAAACAAAGCAGAAATCAATTCATTAAAAGAAGAACAAAAGCAATTAAAAGAAAAGCTTCAGATTGTGGAAAAGAAGATTCAGGATTGGCATATTAGATTTCATGAATATACAAAATTTGAAAGAGAAGCACTAAAAAAATTTGAGGAACAAATACTTGATATAGATGTATGTGATCCAATTGGACATCCTATCAAGGTTTATAAAGAATGCGCTGATGAAATAGAATGCTGTCTAAATATAATAATTGACGATATTATAAATAATATCAGTAGTGTTGCATTAAAATTCTCAGACAAACACAACTAATTGTAAACACAAATTATGCAGTAGCTATTAATCCCATATATGTTTAAATTTAACAAATGAATTCCCTGGTTAAAATGCCAAAAAGGCGAAGTAAGGGGTAGTCCTTATCCACATTTTGACAGTATGCGCTTTACAGTAGTACTGGGTCATAAGTAAGATCATCTAAATGATCTGATTCGCCTGCTATAACCTGCCTTAGAGTCATTTTGTAAGTTAGTTCGTGGTCAATTTTTCGTCGCCCCTTCGAGGTCCGCTTAGGTTTTCGATGAAGCTTGCGAATAAATGTACTAAATGCTTCTAATAAGCAAGTGATTAGCATTCTTTTAAAATTTAGCATTAAACCCTGATAGCCAGTTTTTAATTTAAGCAGCATCAGCAAGCA from Desulfitibacter alkalitolerans DSM 16504 encodes:
- a CDS encoding low molecular weight protein arginine phosphatase, which gives rise to MFTILFVCTGNTCRSSMAHAIAKGIIQKRDAGKKVRVVSAGTSVIPDSKAAESAIAVMGERGLDLNKHTARQLTPELIEEADLVLTMTRNHKQHVLTMVPHAQDKVFTLKEYVRNQTSHAEVEDTIIELASKLDKKELKFYEENKAEINSLKEEQKQLKEKLQIVEKKIQDWHIRFHEYTKFEREALKKFEEQILDIDVCDPIGHPIKVYKECADEIECCLNIIIDDIINNISSVALKFSDKHN